The Stigmatella aurantiaca DW4/3-1 genome contains the following window.
TCGGTGGAGGCTCCCGAGGGCGTGCGCTTCCTCATCCGCTCGCGGGTCTTCGAGGATGCGGAGTACCACGCGCTTCAGCAAGCCGGCCCTCCGCTCCGGGGGCTGCAACACTGAGCAGGACGGGGGCGGGGTTCGCCCTGCCCCCCGTCTCCTGGCGGTCAGCGGTTCTTGGTTCCGTCCAGGGGGCCTTCGCCATCGTTGAGGATCGTCTTGTCCTCACCGGGCCGGGCCGGTTGTTCGAACGGGCCTTCGCCATCGTCGATGCCCCCTTTCCGGTCGCCGATGTGGCCATCGTTCTGGGGATCCACGCCCGAGCCGCCCACCCCTTCCTGGAAGCCCTCGGCGGCTTCACGGGTGGCCTCCTTCACGTTGCGGGCGGCGTTGCCGACCTCTTGGCCCACTTGCCGGGCATTCTCTCGCGTCTCTTGCTCGGAGCATCCGGTCACGAGCCCCGCCGTCCCGAGCAGTCCCACCACCGTCCATGCCTTCCAGCCGTGTCTTGCCATGGTGTTTCTCCCTGGTCGTGAAGCTGTTCCGGGGGGAAACGTAGGCATTCCCTCCTCGACAGCAGCAGCCCAGGCAGCGTCTGGTGGGCAAGCGGGGAGCCGGGCGCCTGCCGGCTTCACCGCTCGGGGGCTCAGGTCCGTTCCAGCCGGAAGATGAGCCGGCGCAGGTCCTCGTTCACCTTGAGGAAGCGGGAGTTGCCCTTCTCCTCGGCGAGCTGGGCCTGGAGCTTGGGCAGTGCCTCGCGGGCCTGGGTCGCCGCCTCCTTCGAGTCTCCCACCAGCCAGTCCAGGGACTGGAGCAGGGCGGAGCGGGCCTCCAGGTCCTTTCCGGAGACGCGCCCCGCGAGGGCCGCCGTGTGGGGGGCGCCTTCCCCGCGTCCCAGTTCCAGCGCGGCCCGCTCCACCAACAGCGCGTCCGGGCTCGACACCTTCTGGGCCCAGCAGCCGCCGTCCGTTCCGCACGCCTTGGCCTCCTCCAGGACCTTGCCGTAGCCGGTGAGCGTCTCCGCCCGCTTCCGGGCGAGGGCCGCGGGGTCCTCGCATCCGTCGCCGCCGTACTCCTGACACTCGCTGGCGGTGCGCGCCGGCTCTGCCTCCGCCCACTTCACGAACAGGGGTTGCTCGCGCGCGTCTCCCAGCAGCGCCATGCCGCGCATCGCCGATTCCCGGGCGTACCAGTCGCCCTGGCCCGCGGCCTTCTCCAGGGCGGGCAGGGCCTCGCGTCCGCCGAGCAGGGTCAGCGCCCGGACGTAGGCGGCCCGGATCGTCGGGTCCTCTTCGGAGACGAGCGTGGCGAGGGGACGGGCCGCGGGGCTGGCGCGCATGCGGCCCAGCGCCTCCGCCGCCTGCATCCGGACCAGGGCCTGGATGCGAGGGTCCGCGTTCGTGAAGGTGAGCTGCTTGAGCAGGGGCGCCTCCGCCCGGCGGTCCCGGAAATCGCCCAGCAATTGCGCGGCCTTCATGGCGTAACTGGCGGGGTGCACCCCGCGTTGCCCCGCCCACTTCGTCAGCTCCGCGTCCCGGCCCTCCAGGGCGGCCAGCAGGGCATCGGCCGCGGGGGCGCCCAGTTGGTAGAGCGCGAAGGAGCTCTCCACGTAAAAGGACACGCCTTGGCGCTCCTGGGTCAGCATGCGCATCAGCACGGGCACCGCGCGGGCGTCGCCGATGCGGCCCAGCGCCTCGATGGCCTTCTTGTTGAGGAAGGGCTCGGTGCTTTCGTCCGAGGCCAACTGGAGCAGCGGCTCCACCGCCTCGGGCGCGCGCAGGGCGCCCAGGGCTTGAATGGCCTCGACGCGGGTGTAGTTGTCCCGGGAGCTCAGCAGCTTCGTCAGCGCGGGGGCGGACTTCGGGCTGCCCAGCTTGCCGAGGGCCGCCGCCAGCTCCTTGTTGGCCAGGTGCGTGTCGGTGTCCGAGGCGCCCGGGTCCAGCGCCTCCTGGAGCGGCTCCACCGAGGAGGGGTGCTTCAGGTCGCCCAGGATGCGCGCCAAGGCGGCCTTGACCTCGGGCCGCTTCTCGGAGGCCAGCCGCGCGTGCAGCATGGGCAGGAAGCCCTCCTGGAGGTTGCCCGAGGTGCGCAGCGCGTCCACCACCTGGACCTTGGCACTCGTCTTGCGGGCGCCTTCCAGCTTTTTCTCCCAGTACTCGGGGGTTTTGGGGTCTCCCTTGCAACCGGACAGGGTGGCGAGGGCGGCGGCGAGGCTCAGCGCAGCGACGAGACGGGGCATGAAACCCTCCTGGGCGGCGTGCGGCAGGTTCCGTCGTATCGCTCTATTAAAGAACGGATCAAATCCCCCCCGGAGGATGGGGTACGCTGGTTAACGGCATGTCCTCCGAAACCGTCATTGCTTCACAGAAGCCCGGCTGGCGCCGCCGGACCTACCTCATCGATCGCGAGTTCCAGCTCAAGTACATCGCGATGTTGACCACCATCGGCTCGGGCAGCATCGGCCTGTTTGGCTTGCTTGCCTGGTGGGCTCACTCGTCGGCCGTCGAGACAGGCTCTTCGTCCGAGGGGCTGGCGGGGATGACGATTCTTTGGCTCACCGTGTTAGGCGTGGTGGGGACGGGGGCGGCCCTGGGCCTCTTCGGCCTGCTGTTCACCCACCGGGTGGCGGGGCCCGTGCACGTGATGAACCTCTATGTGGAGGCGCTGGCGGCGGGGCACTACCCCCGGCTGCGCCCGCTGCGCCGGTACGACGAGCTGAAGCGCTTTTTCGACCGGTTCAGCCATGCGGTAGAGCGCATCCGGTCCCGGGAGGCCGAGGAAGCCCATGCGCTGGCCGAGGCCTTGCGCGCCTTCCAACCGCTGGCCAGCACCGAGGAGGCCCGCGCGGCGCTCAAGGTGCTGGAGGAGCTCCACTCGCGCAAGCGCCAGGCCGTGGACAACCCCATCAGCACCCGGACCCCCATCCTTCCCACCCGCTGAGGTCCGCGCCATGAGCCGTCCCCGCATCGTGTTCATGGGTACGCCCGAGTTCGCCGTGGCGTCGCTCGCCGCCTGCCTCGACATCGGCGAGGTGGTGGCCGTCGTTACCCAGCCGGACAAGCCCAAGGGGCGCGGCAACGCGCTCACCGCGCCGCCGGTGAAGGTGTTGGCGCTCGAGCGCGGCGTGCCGGTGCTCCAGCCTCCGAAGTTGCGCACCCCGCCGTTCTCCG
Protein-coding sequences here:
- a CDS encoding HEAT repeat domain-containing protein yields the protein MPRLVAALSLAAALATLSGCKGDPKTPEYWEKKLEGARKTSAKVQVVDALRTSGNLQEGFLPMLHARLASEKRPEVKAALARILGDLKHPSSVEPLQEALDPGASDTDTHLANKELAAALGKLGSPKSAPALTKLLSSRDNYTRVEAIQALGALRAPEAVEPLLQLASDESTEPFLNKKAIEALGRIGDARAVPVLMRMLTQERQGVSFYVESSFALYQLGAPAADALLAALEGRDAELTKWAGQRGVHPASYAMKAAQLLGDFRDRRAEAPLLKQLTFTNADPRIQALVRMQAAEALGRMRASPAARPLATLVSEEDPTIRAAYVRALTLLGGREALPALEKAAGQGDWYARESAMRGMALLGDAREQPLFVKWAEAEPARTASECQEYGGDGCEDPAALARKRAETLTGYGKVLEEAKACGTDGGCWAQKVSSPDALLVERAALELGRGEGAPHTAALAGRVSGKDLEARSALLQSLDWLVGDSKEAATQAREALPKLQAQLAEEKGNSRFLKVNEDLRRLIFRLERT